The window GTCAGGGTTGACGTTAATGAAGCATCCATCGAGCCGTCAGTTCTTTGCCTATTGGGACGACAAGCGCGGTTTCGCGCGCGCGCCGGAGCGCAGCGACATCGAGCCCGGCCCGGTGCGCGAGTTGCTCGGCGATATTTTCGTGCTCTCCTGCGACAAGCCCGCGGGCTTCCCGTTCCGCGTCGCCGGCACCAGAGTTTGTGCCCTGCTCGCCCGCGACCTGAAGGGGCACGCCTTCCCGATGCTGTTTGCGCCGGACAGCCGCAGTGAGATCGAGGACATCATCACCGTCGTCTCCGAGGAATTGATGGTCGCCGTCGCCGGCGTCACCGCGACAACCGAATACGGCAAGAAGGCGCATCTGGAATTGCTGCTGCTGCCGTTCAACCTGCGCGCCCACACCCCGATCAGCCTCACCGGGTTGCTGGCGCCACTCGGCGAAAGCCGCGGCAAGCTCGGTCCTTTCAACCTGACCTCGTTCCGCTATCTCGCCCATCCGCCGCAGCGCTTCGCGCCACGCACGCTGCGCAAGCTGCAGGTCGCGCGCGGCTTGATGGTCTATGAAGGGCTGCGCTGATTGATCGGTCTGGGTGCCGCACGTCCGTGGCACGCCAGTTGGTTGCCGGCCGTCGGCATTTGCTAACGCCGCATTAACCCTGAAGGCGGTAGGGTCGGCTTGACCTCGACCCGCTTGACCGGCACGGCATTGATGGCGTTAGCGCAAACACGATCGATTCTTCCCTCCGCGGAAGAACGCCGACGCTTCCAGCGGGTGAAGGTTCATCTGCTTGGCCGCTATATGCTGCCGGACCGCCGCGAGTTTCCCTGCCAAGTCATCAATATGTCGCCGGGCGGCCTCGCGCTGCTGGGCCCCGGCATTGGCAATGTCGGTGACCGCGTCATTGCCTATCTCGACCATATCGGCCGCGTGGAAGGCAAAGTCACCCGCATCATCGACAATGGCTTTGCCATGAGCGTCGGCGCCACGCCGCGCAAGCGCGACAAATTGGCCGCGCAGCTGACCTGGCTCGCCAACCGCGACATCCTCAACCTGCCGGAAGACCGCCGCCACGACCGTATCGTGCCGCGCAACCCGATCTCGCTGCTCACCCTCGAGGATGGCAGCCAGATGACCTGCCGTATCATCGACCTGTCGCTGTCGGGCGCCGCCATCGCGGCGGAGAAACGCCCGCCGCTGAACACCCATGTGTCGCTCGGCCGGGTGAAGTCCCGCGTGGTCCGTCACCTCGAAGACGGCTTCGCGCTGGAGTTCATCCACCAGCAGCCTGCAGAGACGCTCGAAGATAGCGTCAACGCGCGGTAAACAGCCGCGCGACCCAAATCCCTATTTTCCTGCTTTGCGAAGGCGATATCCGCGTTGGCGAATACCGCCACGCGGTATTCGGTCGGTGCGGTTCGCAGTTAACCGCCGCGCCGTTTTCACGCACAAGTTCCCAATTGGCAGCATTTCGGCGCTTAACGATTAAAATTTGAATCAATTGCAATTGCTTCAAATTTTAATCGAAATTGGCTCAAGTATAGTTCGAATACACCGCGTGTTTTACGCGTATTCGCTTCAATTGTAGTTCTGTGATTTAGCGGCGACGAAAATCCTTTCTGCAAAACATGGTCCCAACAAGAAACGGGGGCCACAATGTTTGGTAGCAAGGGGCACTTCACGGGACTGGCATTCGCAGCCGTCCTGTTCGGATTTTCGGCGACGGCGCAGGCCGGTGACGAAAGACTCTATGCAAGTCTCGGCGACAGCACGCGGTCGCCGATCGGCTGGATCGAATTCTGCGCGGACAATCCCGGCGATTGCCGCGGCGGCGCGACCCAGGCGCGAGACATCGTCATCACGCAGACGGCGTGGAAGGACCTGCTGCGGGTCAACCGCTGGGTCAACGAAACCATCAAGCCGATGACCGACATGGATCATTGGGGCGTGATCGAGAAGTGGTCGCTGCCGACGGACGGTTACGGCGACTGCGAAGACTACGTGCTGCTGAAGCGCAAGATGCTGATCGACGCTGGCTGGCCACGCGAGGCACTGCTGATCACCGTGGTGCGCGACAAGAAGGGCGAAGGCCACGCTGTGCTGACGGTAAAGACCGACAAGGGCGAGTTCGTTCTCGACAACCAGAACGAAAACGTCGTGGCCTGGACCGAGACTGGCTATCGGTTCGTCAAGCGGCAGTCGCAGAGCGATCCGAATGTCTGGGTCTCTCTCGGCGACACCCGTCCTGCGGTGGCCACGGCCAGCGCAAGAGAACGCTAGCTCGAGCGCTAACGCCAACAACATTTTGGAGACACGCGACCCGGTCACATCCCCACCCCTCCCCGTCCCAGACCGGATCGCGCGCGGCCAGCTCTCCCCCAAGAGCTGGCCGCAACTTTTTGAGGGATGTGGCTGGAAGCAAATGCAGGCCTGGCTGACAGCGTCACAAAATCAGGCCGCACGAGAAATCTGCGGCCCGATCTTGAATCGGTGAAAATATCATGATGCTGGCGCGATGGCGTCAGTCGCGCCCATTCGGTTCGCGGTCGCGGCGGCCATCGGGCCGGTAGCCAAATCGTGCCAGCGCCGTCGGCGCGCGCCGCTTGCCGATGTGGCGTTCGAACTCGCAGAACAGCCAGACAAAGGCCGCGGCCAGACCGAACACGGTGACGAGAAACAGCAAGGTGAGGTGGGGCGCATCGAGCGTCATCAGCATGGACCCAATTTAGCAAGTGCTGTACCAGACCGGTGGCTCGCTTATAAAAATGGCCCCAGCGACGGTACGCTGAGGCCGATTTCTCAATCACATCGCCGTGTATTCAACGCAGTGGTCAGTTGCAGACTTCGACGCGGCGATACCGTATTCCGTAGGGCGTCCGGACACGGCGGCGAACGATGTAACAGCCGCCATCATCCTCGTCATAATAGCCGGCATAGGGATAGCCGGCATAGGCGTACGGGCCGTAGCCATAGTAGCCACCATAAAGTCCGGCACCGGCGAGACCCAGTCCAAGCCCGATGCCTATCCCGCGGCCGCCCCAACCTCCGCCGCGGAAGCCACCGCCATGAAATCCGCCGCCATGGAAGCCACCGCCGTGGAAACCTCCGCCCCCATGAAAGCCGCCGCCACCGAATCCGCCACGGGCCGAAGCCGCCGTTGGCGCAGCCAGCGCGATCGCTGCCACTGCCATCAATCCAAACACCATTTTCCGCAACATCGACTATCCTCCGTCAGAGATCGCACCCAGTGCTAACTACTCCAGACAGTTAAGTTCGTTGCGAAGAATAGCTATAAATTCAGCCAGTTGGTCTCTCAATTATTCGCGACTTGCGGGCACCAACCAGCGGCTGACCATGTTGTTTCCGGACGTTGCTAGAACTCCTGGCTAGCAGCCCTTGCAGATGCTCTTGACCTGCGATCGACCGCGCGGTCCTGCGCATCGACCGCAGCGTCGCCGGTCTTCGGGGCCCTATCCAGCGAGGCGCCGGAACCTGTCGCCGCAGCGCCGGTTGTCACGCCGCTCCGGCCACCACTTGAATTCGCAATGCCGGCGCTATTGGTGCCGGATGAACCGCCGGCGAGGCGCCGGCCGATGACAGGTGCCGCAAAGCAATCCAGCCCTTTAGGCCAGAACAGGATTGCTTCGTCGCAAGCGCTCCCCGCGATAACGAGACCGTTGGCGTGCGTGATGTCGTTACCCGATCTTCTTAAGTCCCTTTTTGAAGCGTGGGCCATTCGCGGCGTAGAACCTTGCCGCGCCGCCCATGGCCGCGATCTGCGCCGGCTCCAGCGTGCGGATCACGCGCGCGGGCGCGCCGATGATCAGCGAGTTTTCCGGAAACTGCTTGCCTTCGGTGATCACCGAACCCGCGCCGACCACGCTGTTGCGGCCGATCCGCGCGCCGTTCATGACGATCGAGCCCATTCCGATCAGCGCACCATCCTCGATGGTGCAGCCGTGCAGGATGACGTTGTGGCCGATGGTGCAGTTCTTGCCGATGGTGAGCGGGAATCCCTTGTCGGTGTGGCAGGTGCTGTTGTCCTGCACGTTGGAATGTTCGCCGATCTCAATCCATTCATTGTCGCCGCGCAGCACTGCGCCGAACCAGACGCTCGCCTGTTCCAGCAAGCGGATCTTGCCGATCACCTGGGCGGTGTCGGCGATGAAATAGTTACCATCGGTGGGAAGTTCGGGGCCCTGCCCGTCGAGTTCGTAAATCGCCATGGTTCTTTTGTTCTCCCTGAACGGGAGACATTGCCATGGATGACGAGGCTTAGGCCAGTACGCCCACGGCCTGCAGCGTCATCACGATGAAGGTGCCGGACATCAGGCTCCAGAAGCCGGCGAGCACGGTGGCCATCATCACGAACTGGAAACGGCGCTGCTGTTCGATGCGGCGGCCAACCAGCGTGTTGCGCATGATGATGAAGGGAGCGGCAAACACCAGGAATGGCACGGCGGCAAAAGCCTGCGGCACCGCGCCCTGCTTCAGCAAGGCAAAACCGGCGGGGCGCTGCACCAGCGCCTGATAACCGCTGGCCAGCGCGCCAGCCAGGGCAAAACCAATGCACAGCTCAAACAGGGAATTCAACGCATCTGGCGACATCGACGATCTTTCGTACACACGACAACACCCGCCATGCATCGCAAAATCCCGCGCCACCCGCCATCACATCCTTAACAAAGGGTTAATACGCGGCCCACTTCGCGCGCATGGCTCGGCGCCG is drawn from Nitrobacteraceae bacterium AZCC 2146 and contains these coding sequences:
- a CDS encoding hypothetical protein (product_source=Hypo-rule applied; transmembrane_helix_parts=Outside_1_9,TMhelix_10_29,Inside_30_64), whose protein sequence is MLMTLDAPHLTLLFLVTVFGLAAAFVWLFCEFERHIGKRRAPTALARFGYRPDGRRDREPNGRD
- a CDS encoding hypothetical protein (product_source=COG5388; cog=COG5388; pfam=PF07310), with translation MKHPSSRQFFAYWDDKRGFARAPERSDIEPGPVRELLGDIFVLSCDKPAGFPFRVAGTRVCALLARDLKGHAFPMLFAPDSRSEIEDIITVVSEELMVAVAGVTATTEYGKKAHLELLLLPFNLRAHTPISLTGLLAPLGESRGKLGPFNLTSFRYLAHPPQRFAPRTLRKLQVARGLMVYEGLR
- a CDS encoding hypothetical protein (product_source=Hypo-rule applied; cleavage_site_network=SignalP-noTM; transmembrane_helix_parts=Inside_1_6,TMhelix_7_29,Outside_30_63,TMhelix_64_86,Inside_87_128), coding for MLRKMVFGLMAVAAIALAAPTAASARGGFGGGGFHGGGGFHGGGFHGGGFHGGGFRGGGWGGRGIGIGLGLGLAGAGLYGGYYGYGPYAYAGYPYAGYYDEDDGGCYIVRRRVRTPYGIRYRRVEVCN
- a CDS encoding carbonic anhydrase/acetyltransferase-like protein (isoleucine patch superfamily) (product_source=COG0663; cath_funfam=2.160.10.10; cog=COG0663; pfam=PF14602; superfamily=51161), with the translated sequence MAIYELDGQGPELPTDGNYFIADTAQVIGKIRLLEQASVWFGAVLRGDNEWIEIGEHSNVQDNSTCHTDKGFPLTIGKNCTIGHNVILHGCTIEDGALIGMGSIVMNGARIGRNSVVGAGSVITEGKQFPENSLIIGAPARVIRTLEPAQIAAMGGAARFYAANGPRFKKGLKKIG
- a CDS encoding hypothetical protein (product_source=Hypo-rule applied; cath_funfam=2.40.10.220; pfam=PF07238; superfamily=141371), with product MTSTRLTGTALMALAQTRSILPSAEERRRFQRVKVHLLGRYMLPDRREFPCQVINMSPGGLALLGPGIGNVGDRVIAYLDHIGRVEGKVTRIIDNGFAMSVGATPRKRDKLAAQLTWLANRDILNLPEDRRHDRIVPRNPISLLTLEDGSQMTCRIIDLSLSGAAIAAEKRPPLNTHVSLGRVKSRVVRHLEDGFALEFIHQQPAETLEDSVNAR
- a CDS encoding hypothetical protein (product_source=Hypo-rule applied; superfamily=56271; transmembrane_helix_parts=Inside_1_20,TMhelix_21_43,Outside_44_57,TMhelix_58_80,Inside_81_92,TMhelix_93_115,Outside_116_123), translating into MHGGCCRVYERSSMSPDALNSLFELCIGFALAGALASGYQALVQRPAGFALLKQGAVPQAFAAVPFLVFAAPFIIMRNTLVGRRIEQQRRFQFVMMATVLAGFWSLMSGTFIVMTLQAVGVLA
- a CDS encoding putative transglutaminase-like cysteine proteinase (product_source=COG3672; cleavage_site_network=SignalP-noTM; cog=COG3672; pfam=PF06035; superfamily=51905): MFGSKGHFTGLAFAAVLFGFSATAQAGDERLYASLGDSTRSPIGWIEFCADNPGDCRGGATQARDIVITQTAWKDLLRVNRWVNETIKPMTDMDHWGVIEKWSLPTDGYGDCEDYVLLKRKMLIDAGWPREALLITVVRDKKGEGHAVLTVKTDKGEFVLDNQNENVVAWTETGYRFVKRQSQSDPNVWVSLGDTRPAVATASARER